In a genomic window of Perognathus longimembris pacificus isolate PPM17 chromosome 21, ASM2315922v1, whole genome shotgun sequence:
- the LOC125339493 gene encoding putative claudin-24: protein MALVFRTAMQSVGLSLALLGWVLCIFTTYLPHWKNLNLDLNEMENWTMGLWKTCVIQEEVGKQCKDFDSFLALPAELRISRVLMFLSNGLGLLGLLLSGLGLDCLRIGERQQDFKKRLLILGGILLWSSGVTALVPVSWVAHMTVLEFWDDSIPEIVPRWEFGEALFLGWFAGFALVLGGSLLQCAACSAPAAPPLAHYAVPEMQTQCPHLENGTADPKV from the coding sequence ATGGCTTTAGTCTTCAGAACAGCAATGCAATCTGTTGGGCTCTCATTAGCTCTGCTGGGATGGGTTTTATGCATTTTTACAACCTATCTGCCACATTGGAAGAACTTGAACCTGGACCTGAATGAGATGGAAAACTGGACCATGGGGCTCTGGAAAACCTGCGTCATCCAGGAGGAAGTGGGCAAGCAGTGCAAAGACTTTGATTCTTTCCTGGCTTTGCCAGCTGAACTGAGGATCTCCCGGGTTCTAATGTTCCTGTCCAATgggctggggctgctgggccTGCTGCTCTCAGGGCTTGGCCTGGACTGCTTGAGGATTGGAGAGAGGCAGCAGGATTTCAAGAAGCGACTGCTCATCCTGGGAGGAATCCTGCTGTGGAGCTCAGGAGTCACAGCCCTGGTTCCGGTTTCCTGGGTGGCCCACATGACGGTCCTGGAGTTCTGGGATGACAGCATCCCAGAGATTGTCCCCAGGTGGGAGTTTGGGGAAGCCCTCTTCTTGGGCTGGTTTGCTGGGTTTGCTCTTGTGCTAGGAGGGAGTCTGCTCCAGTGTGCAGCCTGCTCGGCCCCAGCTGCTCCACCCTTGGCCCACTATGCAGTGCCAGAGATGCAAACGCAATGTCCACATCTGGAAAATGGAACTGCAGATCCTAAAGTGTAA
- the LOC125339492 gene encoding claudin-22-like, producing MALVFRTAMQSVGLLLSLLGWVLSCLTNYLPHWKNLNLDLNEMENWTMGLWKTCVIQEEVGKQCKDFDSFLALPAELRISRVLMFLSNGLGLLGLLLSGLGLDCLRIGERQQDFKKRLLILGGILLWSSGVTTLVPVSWVAHMTVLEFWDDSIPEIVPRWEFGEALFLGWFAGFALVLGGSLLQCAACSAPAAPPSAHYAVPEMQDHCQQLELKHTSSESSA from the coding sequence ATGGCATTAGTCTTCAGAACAGCAATGCAATCTGTTGGACTTTTATTATCTCTGCTGGGATGGGTTTTATCCTGTCTTACAAACTACCTGCCACATTGGAAGAACTTGAACCTGGACCTGAATGAGATGGAAAACTGGACCATGGGGCTCTGGAAAACCTGCGTCATCCAGGAGGAAGTAGGCAAGCAGTGCAAAGACTTTGATTCTTTCCTGGCTTTGCCAGCTGAACTGAGGATCTCCCGGGTTCTAATGTTCCTGTCCAATgggctggggctgctgggccTGCTGCTCTCAGGGCTTGGCCTGGACTGCTTGAGGATTGGAGAGAGGCAGCAGGATTTCAAGAAGCGACTGCTCATCCTGGGAGGAATCCTGCTGTGGAGCTCAGGAGTCACAACCCTGGTTCCGGTTTCCTGGGTGGCCCACATGACGGTCCTGGAGTTCTGGGATGACAGCATCCCAGAGATTGTCCCCAGGTGGGAGTTTGGGGAAGCCCTCTTCTTGGGCTGGTTTGCTGGGTTTGCTCTTGTGCTAGGAGGGAGTCTGCTCCAGTGTGCAGCCTGCTCGGCCCCAGCTGCTCCACCCTCGGCCCACTATGCAGTGCCAGAAATGCAAGATCACTGTCAGCAGCTGGAGCTGAAACACACCAGCTCAGAAAGCTCAGCCTGA